One Sagittula stellata E-37 genomic window carries:
- the nikR gene encoding nickel-responsive transcriptional regulator NikR, producing the protein MQRTTIAIEDDLLAELDQQLERSGAINRSEAIRALLRRSLTRDTPQEVECIGVVSYTLDFSARELGRRVPHTCHSSHDQAVAALSVPLDHTNAMEVTVMSGRVADVEDDAHGLFAERGIRHGQLSLVPVKDVQQVHQHGRGQPHRHSHLTIKDRF; encoded by the coding sequence ATGCAGCGGACTACAATCGCCATCGAAGACGACCTGCTGGCCGAACTGGACCAACAGTTGGAGCGGTCCGGCGCAATCAATCGGTCGGAGGCGATCCGCGCCCTTCTGCGCCGTTCCCTGACGCGGGACACGCCACAGGAGGTGGAGTGCATCGGGGTCGTCAGCTACACCCTCGACTTCTCCGCCCGCGAATTGGGACGGCGCGTGCCCCATACCTGCCATTCCAGTCACGATCAGGCAGTTGCCGCCTTGTCGGTGCCGCTCGACCACACGAATGCCATGGAGGTGACCGTGATGAGCGGCCGAGTGGCAGATGTGGAGGACGACGCGCACGGTCTCTTCGCCGAACGCGGCATCCGTCACGGCCAACTGTCCTTGGTGCCGGTGAAAGATGTCCAGCAGGTTCACCAGCACGGCAGAGGCCAACCGCACCGGCACAGTCACCTGACTATCAAGGATCGGTTCTGA